Proteins from one Ramlibacter sp. PS4R-6 genomic window:
- a CDS encoding succinylglutamate desuccinylase/aspartoacylase domain-containing protein, which yields MDQTFELLPRDLKPYRDGNAGVPYVHRFESGKPGPHVLVNALTHGNEFCGMVAATHLLDRGVRPKVGTLTVSFANVEAYESFDTNDPFKSRLLVHNLNRIWSSQWLDGGEDSPELRRARELRPVVAAADHILDIHSTAQPVEPFWVYSGFERNARAATAIGVPPVHLVMPGGMSTGTPLIEHGLHGKASHDGVSLVVECGQHFRRASGELAVEVTMRFLAHFGLVDADPSWPAPQRQRRYELLATPVIKTGNVKFARPVVGMETFDKGELIVTDGDEEVRAPVDGCTIFMPARVHIPGRELVYLTRPLD from the coding sequence ATGGACCAAACTTTCGAATTACTCCCGCGCGACCTCAAGCCGTATCGCGACGGCAACGCCGGCGTCCCCTACGTCCACCGTTTCGAGTCCGGCAAGCCCGGCCCGCACGTCCTGGTCAACGCGCTCACGCACGGCAACGAGTTCTGCGGCATGGTCGCCGCGACGCACCTGCTCGATCGCGGCGTGCGCCCCAAGGTGGGCACGCTCACCGTAAGCTTCGCGAATGTCGAAGCGTACGAATCGTTCGACACCAACGACCCCTTCAAGAGCCGCCTGCTCGTGCACAACTTGAACCGCATCTGGTCCAGCCAGTGGCTCGACGGCGGCGAGGACAGCCCCGAGCTGCGGCGCGCGCGCGAGCTGCGGCCCGTCGTCGCCGCAGCCGACCACATCCTCGACATCCACTCCACCGCGCAACCGGTCGAGCCGTTCTGGGTCTACTCGGGCTTCGAGCGCAACGCGAGGGCGGCAACCGCCATCGGCGTGCCGCCCGTCCACCTGGTGATGCCCGGCGGCATGAGCACCGGCACGCCGCTCATCGAACACGGCCTGCACGGCAAGGCCTCCCACGACGGCGTGTCGCTGGTGGTCGAATGCGGCCAGCACTTCCGCCGCGCGAGCGGCGAGCTCGCGGTGGAAGTGACGATGCGCTTCCTCGCGCACTTCGGGCTGGTGGATGCGGACCCGTCGTGGCCCGCGCCGCAGCGGCAGCGGCGCTACGAGCTGCTGGCCACGCCGGTGATCAAGACGGGGAACGTGAAGTTCGCGCGCCCCGTCGTCGGCATGGAAACCTTCGACAAGGGCGAGCTGATCGTGACGGACGGCGACGAGGAAGTGCGCGCGCCGGTCGACGGCTGCACGATCTTCATGCCGGCGCGCGTGCACATCCCCGGCCGCGAGCTGGTGTACCTGACGCGGCCGCTGGACTGA
- the gshA gene encoding glutamate--cysteine ligase, with amino-acid sequence MSQLPARLAALSADRLKGMRRGIEKESLRTLADGGLAMTPHPQALGSALTHPNITTDYSEAQLELITGVHATPEACLEELTQVHQFTYRALGDEQMWVSSMPCNLPADENIPIGRYGSSNVGRAKSVYRMGLAHRYGRRMQTISGIHYNWSLPGVTSEEYFALIRNFRRHAFLLLYLFGASPAVCSSFVAGRQHSLEKLAEGTMYMPYGTSLRMGRLGYQSEAQASLAVSYNGLEGYAASLQEALTRPYPAYEAIGIMNPGGEYNQLATSLLQIENEFYGTIRPKRVIQSGERPLHALRDRGVEYVEVRLLDLNPFVPIGITLPTVRFLDIFLLHCLLQDSPNDTPAEIAALGRNQHKTAAFGRQPGLMLERGNREVPLVEWAAELLDACAPIAAMLDATHGSTDYGDALRSARALLQGPELLPSARVLAVMEAEHGQSHIAFTRAQSKQTKSKLLALPFPAALQTKFEELSATSVREQKAIEAADTLPFEVWRQQYVSPDRLGMTRAAIAPALAAV; translated from the coding sequence ATGAGCCAGCTCCCGGCCCGCCTCGCCGCCCTTTCCGCCGACCGGCTGAAGGGCATGCGCCGCGGCATCGAAAAGGAAAGCCTGCGCACGCTCGCCGACGGCGGGCTGGCCATGACGCCGCACCCGCAGGCACTGGGCTCGGCCCTGACGCACCCGAACATCACCACCGACTACAGCGAAGCGCAGCTGGAGCTGATCACGGGCGTGCACGCCACGCCCGAGGCCTGCCTGGAGGAGCTCACGCAGGTGCACCAGTTCACGTACCGGGCGCTCGGCGACGAGCAGATGTGGGTGTCGAGCATGCCGTGCAACCTGCCGGCCGACGAGAACATCCCGATCGGCCGCTACGGTTCGTCGAACGTGGGCCGCGCCAAGAGCGTGTACCGCATGGGCCTGGCGCACCGCTACGGCCGGCGCATGCAGACGATCTCGGGCATCCACTACAACTGGTCGCTGCCCGGTGTGACGAGCGAGGAGTACTTCGCGCTCATCCGCAACTTCCGCCGCCACGCCTTCCTGCTTCTCTATCTGTTCGGCGCATCGCCCGCTGTGTGTTCGAGCTTCGTCGCGGGCCGCCAGCATTCGCTGGAGAAGCTCGCCGAGGGCACGATGTACATGCCCTACGGCACGTCGCTGCGCATGGGGCGCCTGGGCTACCAGAGCGAGGCGCAGGCCAGCCTGGCCGTGAGCTACAACGGGCTCGAGGGCTACGCGGCTTCGCTGCAGGAAGCGCTGACGCGTCCGTACCCCGCCTACGAAGCGATCGGCATCATGAACCCGGGCGGCGAGTACAACCAGCTCGCCACCAGCCTGCTGCAGATCGAGAACGAGTTCTACGGCACCATCCGCCCCAAGCGCGTGATCCAGTCCGGCGAACGCCCGCTGCACGCGCTGCGCGATCGCGGCGTGGAGTACGTCGAGGTGCGCCTGCTGGACCTGAACCCGTTCGTGCCCATCGGCATCACGCTACCGACGGTGCGCTTCCTCGACATCTTCCTGCTGCACTGCCTGCTGCAGGACAGCCCCAACGACACGCCGGCGGAGATCGCGGCGCTCGGGCGCAACCAGCACAAGACCGCGGCGTTCGGCCGCCAGCCCGGGCTGATGCTCGAGCGCGGCAACCGCGAGGTCCCGCTGGTCGAATGGGCCGCCGAGCTGCTCGATGCCTGCGCGCCGATCGCCGCAATGCTCGATGCCACGCACGGCAGCACCGACTACGGCGATGCGCTGCGTTCGGCGCGCGCGCTGCTCCAAGGGCCCGAGCTGTTGCCGTCGGCACGCGTGCTGGCCGTGATGGAGGCCGAGCACGGCCAGTCGCACATTGCCTTCACGCGCGCGCAGTCGAAGCAGACCAAGTCGAAGCTGCTCGCGCTGCCGTTCCCTGCGGCGCTGCAAACGAAGTTCGAGGAGCTCAGCGCGACCTCGGTGCGCGAGCAGAAAGCCATCGAGGCCGCCGACACGCTGCCCTTCGAGGTGTGGCGCCAGCAGTACGTCTCGCCCGATCGGCTGGGCATGACGCGCGCGGCGATCGCCCCGGCTCTCGCCGCGGTGTAG